The Aneurinibacillus migulanus genome contains the following window.
AAGAGAATTCAAGGCGCGTATGGATACGCTGTTGCAGGACATCGAACGGGAAATCAGGAAAACATTTGCCGGAGAAGAGTATCAGAAAAGCCGACGGGAGCGGATGCAAAACTTTGAAAAGAAGGCGCAGGAACGGTGGAAGGAACTGGATGAACTGGCGCGTGAGCTGAATTTTTCGCTAGAGCGTACGGGAGAGGGTGGCATTGCGACGATTCCTCTGTTGTTCGGTAAGCCAATTAGCAATGAAGAGTTTAATCGGCTGCCTGAGGTGTCACGTCAAGAAATTAAAGAGAAGAGTAAGCGTCTAGAACAACAGGTTACTGAATCTGTGAGACAGATTCAATTATTGGAAAAAGAAGTTGAGCAGGAGATAGCCCAGCTTGATAAGGAGTCGGTTCGCCATGCGCTGGTTCCATTGTTTCGGCCAGTGATTGACGAATATACAGATGAGAAGGTGCAGAAGTATCTTCGAGAGTACGAATACGATGTAACTCAGAACCACGGCTTTTTTAAAGAAGAAACTGGTGAAAGTAATCCAATGGCCCGCCTGCTGCAGCGTAATGAAGAGAACAATCTGCTGCGCTATAAAGTGAATCTGCTGGTGGATAACGATACATTGTCTGGAGCACCGGTTGTATTTGAAAACAATCCTACGTATTACAATTTGTTCGGTCGAGTAGAGTATCGCAGTACGTTCGGTACGATGACGACGGATTTCACAATGATAAAGCCGGGTGCGTTGCATATGGCGAACGGCGGATACTTACTCGTACAGATTGCAGAATTGTTACGCAATCCGCTTTCCTGGCATGTATTGAAACGGATGCTAAAAACCGAGAGCATGCGTATTGAGAACGTATCAGAAGAGCATGGGCTAATTGCGACAAGCGGTTTGAAGCCGGAAGCGATTCCACTGGATGTAAAAGTTATTCTGCTGGGAAGTCCATATATCTATCATGTATTATCAGAATTGGATGAAGATTTTCCGAAGTTATTTAAGGTAAAGGTTGAATTCGATACAGATATGAAGAAGGATAAGCGACACTACCATGAATTTGCTGCGTTCGTTCGAAGCTACTGCGAAAAAGAGAAGTTGCTTCCATTTCATCGCTCTGCATTGGCGGCGTTATTAGACTACAGTACGCGACTAGCGGGCGATCAGCGTAAGCTGACAACGAACTTCCATAATCTCTCTCGCTTGCTGGTAGAAGCGAGCTTTTGGGCGGAAGAAGCAGGAGCGGCTATTGTAGTGGCGGAGCATGTTCACCAGGCGCTCGAAGAACAAGAGTACCGTGCCAACCGCATGGATGAGAAGATGCGAGAGCTTATCGAGGAAGGAACGATTATGGTCGATGTAGCTGGAGAGAAAGTGGGCCAGATTAATGGATTGGCCGTGCTGCAAACAGGCGATTATGCATTTGGCCAGCCGCATCGGATTACCGCGCGTACATTCATTGGACGTCAGGGGATTATTAATATTGAACGTGAGACATCGCTAAGCGGACAGTTCCATCATAAAGGACTGCTTATTTTGAGCGGATATCTGGCAGGCAATTTTGCGCAGGATAAACCGCTACCACTATCAGCAAGCATTACGTTTGAGCAGACATACAGTCGGATTGACGG
Protein-coding sequences here:
- a CDS encoding Lon protease family protein; translated protein: MWKQVPKKELEKRKVPIEQLRTSTPPEAFPCETTEQIEPLKEGIIGQDRAVHAMEFGLKIKKAGYNLYVAGPPGTGKATYTQAKAKQAAKGKPTPKDWCYVYNFLHPDHPLALSFPAGEGREFKARMDTLLQDIEREIRKTFAGEEYQKSRRERMQNFEKKAQERWKELDELARELNFSLERTGEGGIATIPLLFGKPISNEEFNRLPEVSRQEIKEKSKRLEQQVTESVRQIQLLEKEVEQEIAQLDKESVRHALVPLFRPVIDEYTDEKVQKYLREYEYDVTQNHGFFKEETGESNPMARLLQRNEENNLLRYKVNLLVDNDTLSGAPVVFENNPTYYNLFGRVEYRSTFGTMTTDFTMIKPGALHMANGGYLLVQIAELLRNPLSWHVLKRMLKTESMRIENVSEEHGLIATSGLKPEAIPLDVKVILLGSPYIYHVLSELDEDFPKLFKVKVEFDTDMKKDKRHYHEFAAFVRSYCEKEKLLPFHRSALAALLDYSTRLAGDQRKLTTNFHNLSRLLVEASFWAEEAGAAIVVAEHVHQALEEQEYRANRMDEKMRELIEEGTIMVDVAGEKVGQINGLAVLQTGDYAFGQPHRITARTFIGRQGIINIERETSLSGQFHHKGLLILSGYLAGNFAQDKPLPLSASITFEQTYSRIDGDSASSTELYALLSSLSDIPIRQGIAVTGSVNQFGEIQPIGGVNEKIEGFFMVCQAIGLSSEQGVIIPHQNVKNLMLRTEVVEAVRAGQFHIWQVRTIEEGIEILTGVCAGTADNHGGYEQGTLFGQVSRRLAQMSSSIKEDTADLVIDVDAQAMQKLIESDKEDKG